NNNNNNNNNNNNNNNNNNNNNNNNNNNNNNNNNNNNNNNNNNNNNNNNNNNNNNNNNNNNNNNNNNNNNNNNNNNNNNNNNNNNNNNNNNNNNNNNNNNNNNNNNNNNNNNNNNNNNNNNNNNNNNNNNNNNNNNNNNNNNNNNNNNNNNNNNNNNNNNNNNNNNNNNNNNNNNNNNNNNNNNNCGCCCATGCCCCCAAGAGAGCCTCCCCCGCCCATGCCGCCGAGAGAGCCTCCTCCGCCCATACCAGTGTGGGAACTTCCCCCGCCCATGCCGGCGATCGACATGTTGCTCAGCAGCTGCTGGAGCCACCGCCTTGTGACGTTATCATCCTGCGTCCATGGGTAAAGAAGTAGGCGTCAGTAAACGATCCGAACTGTCCTGGTGCAGATATGTCAAGCTTGTCTATCAAGCTAAGGAAAGCGCGAGCTGGGGAACGCACAAGAAGGAAGTTGTTGAATGTCCCGTCCTTCAGCACGGTGGGGAGGCAACTGTTGAGCGCAGCACAAGCCCTGCATAACATCACATAGAGAGACTTAGGAACGGCCAGTTATATACAGGCTTGTGGTTTGGACAGATGGCGCTACCATTACCAACCTCTGGTTCTCTGTCAGCCTGAGGTAGCAGCGGATTATGTGCTTCAGCAATCTTGCAGACGGCTGTTCAGCAAGCGCCTGGACCATCTGTGCTAAAACAGTGGCCACAGCAAAGAAACGCTCAGCGGTAGCGCAGATGTAACGCAGCCCAATGTCATCAAGCAGAATCTTTTGAACAATAAAGGTGGCCACCTGCAAGTAACAGTAAACTCGGCGGAGTTAGTGAGACTGATGCACTTACTACAGATCTTTAGGAGTAAAGAGATCCCAATAGTGTAGTAAAAAGCTATCTATGGAAGTTTTAAGTACATCATGGCTCAACAACCAGTTTTGAGTTTCTTCTTGTCATCCACATCATTATTTATTAGCTACCAACAAGGTAATTTCAATAATACAAATTTATATAATTGTTAAAAGATAAAATATTCCAGTAAGATAAGATGAAAAGGATGAATGAAGCAACCTACAGAAGGCAGCTACACAGATAATCACAGCAATTCATACCATAACCAAATTAGGTTGCAACATGATTTCAGTGTTGCACCATGCAAATTTCACATGAGAGTAATTAACCATGCCGATGCATTGTCAAAGGCTACAACGCATAGAACCAGAACTAGATGATCATTAGACTTCGATTTATAAAAGGGGTTGAGTTcatacagttttggaaagttcactGCCCATCTCCATAGTATGCAGACACAGAGGGATTATTTCAGTTTGAAGCAGAAACCCAATAACTTCAGAATCGTCAACCTGCATATatcaaaaacaaagcaacaaaaatACTCTTAAGATATGCAAATCGGATATCCAAAAGAAGAAACAATATAATTTCTAACAAATCATTAGCCTGTTTGCTTCAAAAATAACAGTTCCTGTTGAGATTCCTGGGATCCAATCCCAACCAGTCCATTTGATTAAAATGACTGGATTACTGGAATGAGAATACCAAAAGAACAAGATATAGtctacaaaaaaaagaaagaatacaGCCAATCCCCATCACTGttttcccctctggttcaacccTCTCACCATTTAAAGCAAAAATCTATATGGACCATCCATTCCTAGTTTGCATAAGTATCTAGTTTTAATTTACCTTCACAAGAGCACCAATAACACCCAAGCTGGTAAGCCTCAAGTACTCAAAAGGTCTTGTCTTGCTGGTAGTATTCAGGAACGGGTACAGGTACAGTGGGATGTGAGctgcaaaggaaaaagaagaagacttaATTATTAACCACTGCTAGTTAAGATTTACTTATTCTGTAAAGTCACCAAAATGAGGAAAGCTTTTTAACAATAAACAATGGAAATATTTAAGACTTGGCATAGAAACAGCAGCACTCAGTACCATTCAAGAACGGGATCCTGGTCTCAGGGTGTGAAGCAACACACTGCAATTAAAAAAAAGTAAAATGAAATTGAGGGGCAGATGGCAAGCAAGCATGATATGAAAGCAGTAGTATTCTCAATCCACCACAAGGCCCACCAGGAGTGAGGGTTTCCTTTTCTTTCTCATGTAAAAGCATACCTGAAGAAGTGCAAGTGCATTGCAGACACGGTTTGATGCAACTGGCGACAAAGTAGGAGGTGAAAGTGAAGGGTAAATTGACACAATCTCCTGCATAAATTTTCAAAACAGCATGACAGACTGAATAAGGAAAATGTGCAGAACCATCAATAATTTCATATTGAAATAATCAATACACATGGACAACCACCCTTACTTAAATAACAAGAACTGCACAAGTACATATGTACTCTTGCCATTGCGACTGAATTTAGAACAGTGCAATAACTGTAACCTACCTGGAGCAGTGCAGCAACAGTGCCAAAGGAGTGCCACAGCAGTGGAGCAAGGTCTTGAAAAATCTCTCGTTTCTGAAAGAGGAAACTGAGAAACAGATTAGACAATGAATTTTCACCTCCTGCATCCCAGATTTGCAGCCACACTTTAAATGTTAAAGTAAAATAGCTCTATGTATCAACTGTCCAGTTTGGAATATTGTCTTTGGAAAGTTGATGTTTCACTAAGAAaagaagggtctgtctaggacacatttaTGTCACGTCTAACCTTGTGTCCACTATGTTTGTGGTGTATTTTTTTTTGCCCCAGCTTTTTTTTTGTTCCTTGTTGCTGCGttatttgtgggagcttagatgtgacatccttagaaaacatttagatgtgaattagacaaactcagAAAAGAATGACGATGCTTGCATTAGTGGCTCATACCATGGGTTCACACTTTTGGTAGATAAAGAAGTGACAGAAAAAAAAATACTATACTAAGTAAACTTCATCACTTATCTAGATAATCTGCAAAAGTAGAACAGATTGTTTCTAACCTATAAATGTCTTCCTATATAGTTTAAACTGTTTAGATTTCCTGACACCACCTCCTGATAAGTTTGCAAAGTCATCAATAGGACAGGATTTCACAAAGTTCACACCCCCGCCCCCCTGTCCTTGAACAGGGTATCTCCACCAGATACTATAATTAAATGTGCACAGCCGAATACCCCTCCAGCCTGCTCCAGCACAAAAATATTCATTGGAAGTTCACTTTTACCAAGAAACAAATACATCAGGAAGCAGGGGATATTAACAAAAATGCGCTTCTTGTGGTATTCACTCCTGAGAGATTGTATATGATAACTGCAGTATTTACCATTTTATTCAGGGGTACTATAACAGAAATGGGCACGTCTCTTGTTGTATTCAATCCTAACAGAACAACATATAAGATAACGGCAGTACTTTCCACTTTAATCAGAGCAAGCAGAACTAAAATGGATACAGTTATCTGATGCACACACCGAACTGCCATCCGAGTGTGTCCAACAGAGATCGGCAACCATTCCCGCTACGGATGCTAATAACAGGTAAACCATAGCACATGTTTAAAGAATGTATCATAATAAAAGCTACAAAAATCACATACCAAACCCTACTTGCTTTCGCTACATATCTACAAGTCTACAGCAAGCTAAAGGACTGCACAAAATCACCCAATTCTCTTCATACTCCAGATATGAGCAGGCAGAGTTGCACTAAATTACCAAACACCACAAGCAAGTCATAGAATCGCCCTAAGGAGATCGGAGAGCAACATTTCCATACCAAGCACGGATCAAAGATAACAGACAAAGACGGGCGTGCACTGATCTATACCCTATAACCTTAGATCACCACGTGAGCCGATTTACCCATAAAGAACTGCCCTGCAGCTGACATCAGATAGATCATCAGGGTCCCGAATCTACTTTCGCCTGGAGACAACATTGTACCACCAAGGTCGCAGCTTTACCAACCACCACATGACACATACAGATCCCCCGATTCCCCACCGCAAATCCGACCCTTAAACATCCACCAGGAAGCTACAAACGCGAAATTTTAATCGACGGGGAGGGCTAGAGGGAAGCGCGGGGTTCTCCGCGGCGGGAGGGTGGGGTGGCAGGGGGAGGAAACGACCTTAGAGAGCTCGAGGAGGGCGTTCTCGCGCAGCTCCGGGTCGCAGAGGTCGAGCACGAGCTGCTCCGCGGACACCA
Above is a window of Triticum dicoccoides isolate Atlit2015 ecotype Zavitan chromosome 5B, WEW_v2.0, whole genome shotgun sequence DNA encoding:
- the LOC119310283 gene encoding CCR4-NOT transcription complex subunit 9-like produces the protein MANLPPALAAGPSFGAPSPPPLPPPSGSSAAAPPAGGRDRKMVSAEQLVLDLCDPELRENALLELSKKREIFQDLAPLLWHSFGTVAALLQEIVSIYPSLSPPTLSPVASNRVCNALALLQCVASHPETRIPFLNAHIPLYLYPFLNTTSKTRPFEYLRLTSLGVIGALVKVDDSEVIGFLLQTEIIPLCLHTMEMGSELSKTVATFIVQKILLDDIGLRYICATAERFFAVATVLAQMVQALAEQPSARLLKHIIRCYLRLTENQRACAALNSCLPTVLKDGTFNNFLLDDNVTRRWLQQLLSNMSIAGMGGGSSHTGMGGGGSLGGMGGGGSLGGMGMGGGGSLGGMGGGGSLGGGMGGGGSLGGVGGGGPHGGLDHLMGL